In the Sulfitobacter pacificus genome, one interval contains:
- a CDS encoding DUF502 domain-containing protein, whose translation MNTPFDLETPPKKRGSIIGSLRASFLTGLVVIAPVGLTIWLIWSVVGWIDGFVLPLVPSSYHPDRMLQDMLGLDPSVQINVRGLGVVIFLIFTIVVGWLAKGYIGRSMIRFAESLVLRTPVVRTIYSGIKQISETIFAQSERSFEKACLIEYPRRGIWALGFISTDAKGEISRKTGEKDEPMVSVFLPTTPNPTSGFLLIFPKSDVIELDMTVEDAAKLVISAGLAYPPDTASGTDGNDVLELANKIAEAEETRSDS comes from the coding sequence ATGAACACGCCCTTTGACCTTGAAACCCCACCGAAAAAGCGTGGTTCCATCATTGGATCGCTGCGCGCGTCGTTTCTGACCGGACTTGTGGTGATTGCCCCGGTCGGGCTGACAATCTGGTTAATCTGGTCGGTTGTTGGCTGGATTGACGGGTTCGTCCTGCCTCTGGTGCCGTCCTCCTATCACCCGGATCGCATGTTGCAGGATATGCTGGGGCTGGACCCTTCTGTCCAAATCAACGTGCGCGGCCTTGGCGTGGTGATCTTCCTGATCTTCACCATTGTTGTCGGCTGGCTCGCCAAAGGCTATATCGGTCGCTCGATGATCCGCTTTGCCGAAAGCCTTGTCTTGCGCACACCGGTTGTCCGCACGATCTATTCCGGCATCAAACAAATCTCCGAAACCATTTTTGCCCAATCCGAACGCAGTTTCGAAAAAGCCTGCCTGATCGAATACCCGCGGCGCGGCATCTGGGCGCTTGGGTTCATCTCTACCGACGCAAAGGGCGAGATTTCCAGAAAAACAGGTGAGAAAGACGAACCGATGGTATCGGTCTTTCTGCCAACAACACCCAACCCGACTTCCGGGTTTCTGCTGATCTTTCCAAAATCCGATGTGATCGAACTGGACATGACCGTAGAGGATGCGGCCAAGCTGGTGATTTCTGCCGGGCTGGCCTATCCACCGGACACCGCGTCAGGCACGGACGGAAATGACGTGCTTGAGCTGGCGAACAAGATTGCAGAGGCCGAGGAAACAC